A single region of the Anaerolineales bacterium genome encodes:
- a CDS encoding sugar transferase, protein MSDRPPEKSEKEAARATHPSGIQFQPRLRNQLNISERRLLLMGGDTAAIFIAITISLIIWSFVGKEGFHTEFLLPKLYWYVILPTLWFFLARANDFYDLRLAAQRGRSLTRLMIIEAQLFIAYLIIFFLAARTALPRLFILYYAVLSFLLIAAWRVWRPFLIGFTASRRRALIVGTGRGAALISETLRQEAANDYEIVGMVESIEKPDVGESIIGTGRDIPFIVRLKNISELIIAYEETLPADIFQGVMACYEAGVTIIPMPLLYEQITGRVPIEHVGQVHWTVVLPLQGRGATFNMYLTLKRLLDIVLALFGLAVFALIFIPLVVIMQIDSRGAIFYRQERVGRGGRLFKVIKLRSMIPDAEKYSGPQWASANDPRITRVGRILRKTRLDEIPQLVNVLRGEMSIVGPRPERPHFVETLSKDIPFYRTRLLVQPGLTGWAQVRYRYGNTREDALIKLQYDLYYIRHRSITLDLLIMLRTVGKVLSLSGT, encoded by the coding sequence ATGAGTGACCGCCCACCGGAAAAATCGGAAAAAGAGGCGGCGAGGGCAACGCACCCCTCTGGGATTCAATTCCAGCCGCGCCTCCGAAACCAATTGAACATTTCGGAGCGCCGCCTTCTGCTTATGGGCGGTGATACAGCGGCGATCTTCATCGCCATCACAATCTCGTTGATCATCTGGTCATTCGTGGGCAAGGAAGGCTTTCATACCGAGTTTCTGCTGCCGAAACTGTACTGGTATGTGATCTTGCCAACGCTGTGGTTCTTCCTCGCCCGTGCCAACGATTTCTACGATCTGCGCTTAGCCGCACAGCGCGGGCGAAGCCTGACGCGCCTCATGATCATTGAGGCGCAGTTGTTCATCGCCTATTTGATCATTTTCTTCTTGGCAGCACGCACAGCGCTCCCCCGGTTGTTCATTCTCTATTACGCCGTGCTGTCTTTTTTGCTCATTGCCGCTTGGCGGGTATGGCGTCCCTTCCTCATCGGCTTTACGGCATCACGGCGGCGAGCGTTGATTGTGGGAACGGGGCGCGGGGCGGCGCTGATCAGCGAAACGCTGCGGCAAGAAGCCGCCAATGATTACGAGATCGTAGGGATGGTGGAGAGCATCGAAAAGCCAGACGTGGGTGAGTCAATCATTGGCACGGGGCGGGATATTCCGTTCATTGTCCGCCTGAAAAATATCTCTGAACTGATCATCGCCTACGAAGAAACCCTTCCAGCCGATATTTTTCAGGGGGTTATGGCGTGTTATGAAGCCGGGGTGACGATCATCCCCATGCCGCTGCTCTACGAACAGATCACCGGACGAGTCCCAATTGAGCATGTCGGGCAAGTCCATTGGACGGTTGTCCTCCCCTTGCAGGGTCGGGGGGCAACCTTCAACATGTATCTAACCCTGAAGCGCCTGCTCGATATCGTCCTCGCTTTGTTTGGGTTGGCAGTATTCGCCCTCATTTTCATCCCGCTTGTTGTAATCATGCAGATTGACTCGCGGGGGGCAATTTTTTACCGTCAGGAACGGGTTGGGCGCGGCGGACGCTTGTTCAAGGTGATCAAACTGCGTTCGATGATCCCCGACGCCGAAAAATACAGTGGACCCCAATGGGCAAGCGCCAACGATCCGCGCATCACCCGTGTGGGGCGGATCTTGCGCAAGACGCGCCTGGATGAAATTCCGCAATTGGTCAATGTGTTGCGTGGGGAGATGAGCATCGTTGGACCGCGCCCCGAGCGCCCGCATTTTGTGGAGACGCTGAGCAAGGATATTCCCTTTTACCGGACGCGCTTGCTCGTCCAGCCCGGGCTGACTGGATGGGCGCAGGTGCGCTACCGTTACGGGAATACAAGGGAAGATGCGCTGATCAAACTGCAATACGATCTCTATTATATTCGCCACCGTTCGATCACCCTTGATCTGTTGATCATGCTGCGGACGGTGGGGAAAGTCCTCTCGCTGAGTGGGACATAG
- the mdh gene encoding malate dehydrogenase, with amino-acid sequence MRRNKVTIVGAGAVGSSAAHWIASKELADVVLIDVIKGVAEGVALDLSESAPVENFDLKITGGDDYALTADSDVILITAGVPRRKDPVTGKFPSRDELVKINQDVVAPLTEKLAKYSPNSIIVVVTNPLDAMCHVVKEVSGFPRERVIGQAGALDTARYKTFIGMELGVSVEDVHGIVLGGHGDEMVPLPRHTSVAGIPIRELIAEDRLQAIIERARKGGGELVNLMGRSAYYAPASASVSMIESILKDKKRVIASAVYLQGEYGYNDLFIGVPCVLGAKGMEKVIVMDLDDSEKAMLEVSARAVRAVVDVLGYKK; translated from the coding sequence ATGCGTCGGAATAAAGTCACGATTGTTGGGGCGGGTGCCGTTGGTTCAAGCGCCGCCCATTGGATCGCCAGCAAGGAACTTGCTGATGTCGTCTTGATCGATGTGATCAAAGGCGTCGCCGAAGGGGTTGCCCTTGATCTGTCTGAGTCAGCGCCGGTTGAAAATTTCGACCTCAAGATCACCGGTGGCGATGATTACGCTCTGACCGCCGACTCGGATGTCATTTTGATCACGGCGGGCGTCCCGCGCCGCAAAGACCCCGTGACGGGGAAATTCCCCAGCCGCGATGAACTGGTGAAAATCAATCAGGATGTCGTTGCCCCGCTGACGGAAAAACTGGCAAAGTATTCCCCAAATTCGATCATTGTCGTCGTTACCAACCCGCTGGATGCCATGTGCCACGTGGTGAAGGAAGTTTCCGGCTTCCCCCGTGAGCGGGTGATCGGGCAAGCTGGCGCGTTGGACACCGCCCGTTACAAGACGTTCATTGGCATGGAATTGGGTGTGAGCGTGGAAGATGTGCATGGGATTGTCCTCGGTGGGCATGGCGATGAAATGGTGCCGCTGCCCCGCCACACCTCGGTGGCAGGCATCCCAATCCGCGAACTGATTGCCGAGGACAGACTCCAAGCGATCATTGAGCGGGCGCGGAAGGGTGGCGGCGAACTCGTCAACCTGATGGGGCGCAGCGCCTACTACGCGCCCGCCTCGGCATCGGTCAGCATGATTGAGTCCATCCTAAAGGACAAGAAACGGGTGATCGCCAGCGCCGTCTATTTGCAAGGGGAATATGGGTACAACGATTTGTTCATCGGCGTGCCGTGCGTCCTCGGCGCAAAGGGGATGGAAAAGGTGATCGTCATGGACTTGGACGACAGCGAAAAGGCGATGCTGGAAGTTTCTGCCCGCGCTGTCCGCGCCGTCGTTGATGTGTTGGGGTACAAGAAGTAG